A genome region from Gopherus flavomarginatus isolate rGopFla2 chromosome 9, rGopFla2.mat.asm, whole genome shotgun sequence includes the following:
- the UBALD1 gene encoding UBA-like domain-containing protein 1 — protein sequence MSVNMDELKHQVMINQFVLTAGCAADQAKQLLQAAHWQFETALSAFFQETNIPYSHHHQMMCTPANTPATPPNFPDALTMFSRLKASESFHSSSPVASMATSPPPPPPPLPQPGSFNPAWPVALPSSQQQQSMWTSPPPSQPSGWPATVSQQATSEQKANVTMEAER from the exons ATGTCGGTGAACATGGACGAGCTAAAGCACCAGGTCATGATCAACCAGTTCGTGCTGACCGCGGGCTGCGCCGCCGACCAGGCgaagcagctgctgcaggcgGCGCACTGGCAGTTCGAG ACTGCGCTCAGTGCTTTTTTCCAAGAAACAAACATCCCCTACAGCCATCACCATCAGATG ATGTGCACTCCAGCCAACACGCCCGCCACGCCCCCCAACTTCCCCGACGCCCTCACCATGTTCTCCCGCCTCAAGGCCTCCGAGAGCTTCCACAGCAGCAGCCCTGTAGCATCTATGGcaacctcccctcctcccccacccccaccgctcCCCCAGCCCGGGAGCTTCAACCCAGCCTGGCCTGTGGCTCTcccctccagccagcagcagcagagcatgTGGACTTCGCCCCCGCCCTCACAGCCGTCGGGCTGGCCTGCCACAGTCTCCCAACAAGCCACGTCAGAACAGAAGGCCAATGTGACCATGGAGGCCGAGAGATGA